The genomic region ATGTTTCTGGCTTACTTTTAATAATTTCTATTTGTTTATCAAATTTTTTAATAAACTTTTTTACATCTTTTTCGGAAAACTTTCTTTCAATATAATCGATAATTTCTTTCAGTCCATTTAAAGCTTCGTCTGACCAAATTAATTTATAAGTATTTCTCATAAATCTTTTTTGCATTTTCGTGAGAATGAACTTTGCCTTCTGAAATATCCGTTAATCCCCTTTCAATAGATTCCTTTTCTGTCGTTGAAATTTCATCCCACCAATCAATAGATTTTGAATAATCGTCATGAATTCGCTTTATTTTTTCAATGACTGAAGAATCATTCAGTTTAGCAATCCATTCTATTAATCCGAGTTTTTCAGTCTGTATATTCATTGTAATTTGCTTTACACAAAGATAATTAAAAGAAGTCTATTGCTCAAATTTACAATACTCCGTTTGATCCACAGAGCCTTATTAGGATGCCCAATTTCGAAATACACCCAATTATCTTTTAAAAAGGATAAGGCACAAACCTACCCTCATTACTCAAATATAAATATTTTTCGACAACAAACGACAACAAACGAATGTTAATCGAATACAAATGACAAATAACCGAATATGTTTTTGCGACCGTCTAACCTTTGTATCGTCAATTTGATTGAATCCGTTTCATCACTGACACAAACTTTAAACTTTTAATTTTTAAACTTTTAATTAAATTATCATGAACACACTACGTAACAGAGTACAATTGATCGGAAACTTAGGCGCCAACCCTGAAATCAGGGATTTAAGTAGTGGAAAGAAAGTAGCACGTTTTTCTCTTGCCACCACTGACTCCTATCGCGACAAAGAAGGAAATCAAGTAAAAGAAACCCAATGGCACAATATTATTGCCTGGAACAAATCAGCTGAATTTGCTGAGAAGTATCTTGAAAAAGGAAAAAGAATAGCCATCGATGGTAAACTAACCACACGCAATTGGGAAGATACTGAAGGAAAAAAGCATTATGTCACAGAGGTTATCCTCAATGAAGTGATGATGCTGGATAAAAAAGAATAGTTATTCAAACTCCCTATGATGTAAAGCTTCCTGTTTTTTGATGGGAAGCTTTTTTTATTTTCCCAAAGCTTTTAATCTGGCTTTATTCAGTTTTGTTCTCGACTTAGCAATAATTTCTGCAGATTTCTCCTCAGCTTCCTGAATATTAATATCTGCCTCCAACTGGAATTCGTCATTTTTTACTTTAATGTAGTCTTTATACTTAATGCTTTCCACATCTTCAATTGCTTTAAGCTTAATTAAATCTTTCTCTTTGGTCGATGCAATTTTTTCCTTTTTCCGATTGGCTCTTGATTGTATTTTTTCTATTCTCACATCGGCTTTAGACTGAACATTACTCCTATTCTCAAAAGCTTTATTCTTTACATTTTTTCTGGCTTTGTCAATTTTTGCATCTAAAATAGCTTTTTTGGTTTTGGCCTGATTCTCAACTTTCATAAACTTCAAATCAGACTCAGATTGAGACTCATAGGTAATTGTTGCAGCAGTTTGTGCAGCTAATAAACTGTCAAAATTGAATTTTTCCTGAATTTTATTCAGCTTTGCTACTTTGCTGTTTACTTTAACCTTTTCTTTTTTCTCCTTCTCAACATGCACCTTCTCTTTCTTTTCTTTTCCTTTCTTCTTCACTTTCTCTGAAGCAATATCCTGAGCATTAACAAACGTGGTAAATGTAAATGCACAAAGCAATACGATTAAATACTTAAGTTTCATTGGTCGAATTTTGGAATATCATTATTTTAATCAATTACTATTCCTAAACACCGAATACAGCCATATGGCACATAAAGAAGTCTTTTGTGAATATTTTTATAATAAATTATTCCGAAAACTGGAATGATTTATATTTATTGAATAATGATATCCAGCAAACTAAACCACTATGAATTAAAAATCCACAGGTTTTAATTATGAATAAAATTCAAATAATAAGCACCAAAAAACAATTAACAAATATCAATCAATATTCAATGTTCAAATGTCAAACTCAAAACCATACGTATTATTACCAATATCTAGATAAAACCTATACCTTCTGCTTTGTCTTTTGGATTTTACTATTTATTTGAAAATTGGATATTGTAATTTGGATTCTAAATTGATTTAAACGTATATCCTTTATTATACCACAAACATATTTAAGTAATGCCATTCATATTTAGGCCACTGATTCGCAGAAATTTCACTTGCCTCCTAAAAACAAATCTGTAAATCTGTGGCAATTTTTACATCATAGGTCCAATTGCGGATATTCAATTGATTTATTTAGAAACTAATTAGCTGCAAAAAAAATGCAGGGTTTTAACCTTTAACTAGATAATAAACTACATTATGTACCAAAATTATCAAAATGGCGTTTAGTGTGTAAAACAGTCTTATCATGAAAACAAAATACCTTTTGCTCTTCTATTTGTTTCTTGCTTCGAGTTTTGTTGTATGTGCTCAAAACTCTAGCCAACAAACCACTAACAGTGTTTCGGTTCTATTTTCCTTTCCTTCATTTTTTCAGGAAACAAATTTCAATGTCAATCGTACGAATGGGGCAAGAGTTGAAATAGTGATTAATCAATGGTCACCATTTGGCGTTGGTTATGAAAAGCAGAACGCATCAGGTGATATTTTTTCTGCAGGAATATGGGGTATGTCTTTTGATCTTGGCAGTTCCACAAGCAAATGGCTTAATCCTAATGAAATAAATGGAGGTCAAAACATACAGTCATTTCAAAGCAAATTAATTCTTGAATCCAAAATAAAAATTAATAAGAAACCATCTTCACTTGAACGATTTATTGGTTTGGGCATTTATCCTATAATAGGCTATTATGCTGATAAGCCCACAGTTTCAACAGATTACCCAATCTCTGTATTTTATACTGGGGCCGATGTGGCCTTAATTCTGGCAACAAGATATCGATTTTCAGATCGCTTTGCTTTTGATGTTTCTTTGCCCGTAAATTTCTTTCGTCTTTCCTATAATTCGATGAGGGAAGAAAACCCAATATTTACCGTACAGCAGCAACAAACCGCTACTATTAGTATTGAAAGTTTGAAGTTTTCACTACGACCATGTTTTGGCTTGGTGCTATCTTTATAAAACGCATAGTTTATTTTGATTTTCACTCAGAAACAATTGACCAAAAACCTAATCTTACATCTAATAAACGGATTATTGAGATGGAGTTTTCTTTTACTATTAATTTCAAGTGCCTTCTATCTTGCTTCTTGTCATGGCAGAACCAAACATAGTCAAAAGCAAAAAACACCAGAAACAGAAATCAAGCAATCATCTCCACTAATTGATACGTTAAACCAATCAAAACGTCAGCAAAAAGTATTTCTATTGGATTCGGTTTCTATTACAACTAAACCAAAAGCACTGTCATCTATAAATAAGGTGAACAAAACAAATAACATAACTGCTAAAAGGGATCATTCTGAGTTTATTTATTATGGCGATTTTGTGTATGAAAAGAAAACAATAAAAGAGAGAGATACTTCAATTGCAATTAGTGGTAGCGATTGTGGTAATGATATTCTTATTGTAAATAAAAAAGGAACTACACTTTTATTTGCCCAAAATAAGTTTTTTCCTGATACAAAAGATGATATTGCATTTCAGTTTAATGAGTATTACAATATTGACGAAATAGTAAATACTGATCTTTCAAAATTTAACTTGACCAACACATATCTCGGAATCTCCAGAATTTTATCCATTTCTGCAATCAATAAATCAAATCAACAGAAACTCCAATTAAGTTCAGAAAAGTGTTCATCTGAATGCAGTATTTTCATCCCTCTGTTAGATACGATTCAGAATTTGCATGCCTACCAAATTATTGATAATTACCTTGGAGATTCTGTTTTAAAGGGGCAATACTTTTATGAAAACGACAGTGTGTTTTATAAACTAACAGGTCAAGAAATCTCACCCATTATGCTTGCCATTGATATTGCTAAAAATAAAAATGACTTCAAACTAAAATTCAGAAACAAGCGTTGGACTTCTTCAATTGAAAATATTTTATGCTATTCTGAAATAGATGGACTATGCTATTCAGGAATAAGGATGGGAAAAGGGAGATACTCTTTCCCCTCTCTTTTAAATCCAAACAAAACTGTGCTATATATTAGATTTAACATCAATGGTAAGTCTATTATTTATAAAAATGAACTATCCAAGCTTAACTTTTCAGAGAGAAAAAATAGCTATAGGATTTCAAAAAATCGATTCGAAAATGATTCGACAATTTCCAATCGCTGAGTCCTTGATACTGTTTGGGAGGAGACATGGAATGACAGATCATAAACCGGACTTAAGAACTAAACTATTTTTACAAATTTTTGTCCGAATGCAATTCGGACCTACATTATTTCCCCTCTTCCTATCCTATCAGTGTCTACTGAAAGGGACACTGAGTTCCTGCTTTGTTTAGTTCTGTCGAATCAATTATACGTTGTAAGTCCTATTTGCCTGCGAGAAGTCAGGTTGGCAATCGATCTATTATTTAACTTCCATTTTGCTTTAGTTCAATTCGGTTCTACATAATTATTTGAAACTTCCAAAATAACTCTATTTTGTTTGAATTAAAACACACAAAGAATACTTTTTTGTTATTTTTACAAAACGTTTCATTCTATCTTTTGTTCTTTTTTCAGAACGTTTTTTCTTTTATTTGTTATTTATCAGGAACATTGGTTATATTTGAATCAAATTTAATACAATGGAAAAGCTATATAGAACATTTGATCTCAAATTAAATGCTTCGAAAAGTAATTTCAGAAGATATCTGTATAATGATATTGATTGGAATGAACGACTGATTTCTCTTAAAGGTGCAAGAGGAGTTGGAAAAACAACCTTGTTACTACAGCATATCAAAGAAAACTTCAAAATCAATGAAGAAACCCTGTTTGTCAGTTTAGATGATGTTTATTTCACTGGAAACACGCTTATTGATTTAGCAGAAAATTTCTATACAAAAGGAGGTCGGCACTTATTTCTGGATGAAGTACACAAATATCCTACGTGGTCGAAAGAAATTAAAAATATTTACGACACTTATCCTGAGCTGAAAATAGTATTTACGGGATCATCAATACTTGAAATTTATAAAGGAGCAGCCGATTTAAGCAGACGTGCTGTTAGTTTTAAACTCAAAGGCCTTTCTTTTAGAGAATATCTCAAACTAAAATATAATATTTCATTTGACAAAATTGAGTTCAAAGAGATTATTGAAAATCATACAGAACTTACAGATATAATAACCAAAGAAATACATCCGCTAAAATATTTCAAGGGCTATTTAGAAAGTGGATATTATCCCTATTTTGTTGAAGGGGAAAAGTTTTACTCTCAGAAAGTAAACAACACGCTTAACCTTATATTAGAAACTGATCTTCCATCAGTTATTGGGTTAAGCTATACAAACATTTATAAGATTAAGAAACTACTATATATACTGTCAACAACAAGCCCATATAAGCCCAATATCACAAAACTCAGTTCACAGCTCGAAACAAACAGGGCTAACATACTTCAGTTTCTGGATTTTTTAAAAAGATCCGACATTTTGCATTTACTAAAAGGGATAACAAAAGGAGACAGTATTTTGACAAAGCCCGATAAAGTATATCTTGAGAATTCCAACCTGATATATGCTTTAGCTCATGAAAATCCAAATATTGGTACTGTTAGAGAAACATTTTTCATGAACCAGCTTTCACATTCACATTTTGTTTCAACTCCCAAAAATGGAGATTTCATGGTTGATGAAAAATTTACTTTTGAAATTGGAGGGAAAAACAAAAATGCAGATCAG from Bacteroidota bacterium harbors:
- a CDS encoding type II toxin-antitoxin system RelE/ParE family toxin, with protein sequence MRNTYKLIWSDEALNGLKEIIDYIERKFSEKDVKKFIKKFDKQIEIIKSKPETFSFSPKSKTIRRAIVSKLTSIYYRIDGNVINLVTIYDNRKNPDNLRI
- the ssb gene encoding single-stranded DNA-binding protein; its protein translation is MNTLRNRVQLIGNLGANPEIRDLSSGKKVARFSLATTDSYRDKEGNQVKETQWHNIIAWNKSAEFAEKYLEKGKRIAIDGKLTTRNWEDTEGKKHYVTEVILNEVMMLDKKE
- a CDS encoding ATP-binding protein, producing MEKLYRTFDLKLNASKSNFRRYLYNDIDWNERLISLKGARGVGKTTLLLQHIKENFKINEETLFVSLDDVYFTGNTLIDLAENFYTKGGRHLFLDEVHKYPTWSKEIKNIYDTYPELKIVFTGSSILEIYKGAADLSRRAVSFKLKGLSFREYLKLKYNISFDKIEFKEIIENHTELTDIITKEIHPLKYFKGYLESGYYPYFVEGEKFYSQKVNNTLNLILETDLPSVIGLSYTNIYKIKKLLYILSTTSPYKPNITKLSSQLETNRANILQFLDFLKRSDILHLLKGITKGDSILTKPDKVYLENSNLIYALAHENPNIGTVRETFFMNQLSHSHFVSTPKNGDFMVDEKFTFEIGGKNKNADQIKDIKNAFVAADDIETGYENKIPLWLFGFLY